In a genomic window of Silurus meridionalis isolate SWU-2019-XX chromosome 27, ASM1480568v1, whole genome shotgun sequence:
- the ela3l gene encoding elastase 3 like has translation MALKIMGRGLTVKGWLYNSTWWCVCQQNHVNMLPFVLASVLIAGALGCGVPPIEPLTTRVVNGVDAIPHSWPWQISLQYLRGDEWRHTCGGSLIATNWVMTAAHCINKQNTYRVYVGKYNLLEEEAGSKAMTPEKIVVHERWNPIFVALGFDVALIKLTEHVTLSDTVQLTCLPPAGTILPNNYPCYITGWGRLSTGGPIADRLQQALMPVVDHATCSKPDWWGPALRNTLLCSGGDGIVAGCNGDSGGPLNCKNAQNVWEVHGIASFVSGLGCNYEKKPTVFTRVSGYNDWINQVMINN, from the exons ATGGCTTTGAAGATCAt ggggcgtggcttaaCGGTGAAAGGATGGCTTTATAATTCGACTTGGTGGTGCGTGTGTCAGCAGAATCACGTCAACATGCTCCCGTTCGTTTTGGCATCGGTGCTCATCGCTGGCG CTTTGGGGTGCGGCGTTCCCCCAATCGAGCCCCTCACCACCCGTGTGGTCAATGGAGTTGACGCCATTCCTCACAGCTGGCCCTGGCAG ATCTCTCTGCAGTACCTGCGAGGAGACGAGTGGAGACACACTTGCGGAGGCTCTCTGATCGCCACCAACTGGGTGATGACTGCTGCTCATTGTATTAA CAAACAGAACACTTACCGTGTGTATGTGGGAAAATACAACCTGCTCGAAGAGGAGGCTGGATCCAAAGCCATGACTCCTGAGAAGATCGTCGTTCACGAGAGGTGGAACCCCATCTTTGTAGCTCTCGG GTTTGATGTTGCTCTGATTAAACTCACTGAACATGTGACCCTGAGTGACACTGTCCAGTTGACCTGCCTGCCTCCTGCTGGTACCATCCTCCCCAACAACTACCCCTGCTACATCACCGGCTGGGGAAGACTCTCCA CTGGAGGTCCCATTGCTGATAGGCTGCAGCAGGCTCTGATGCCCGTCGTTGACCATGCCACCTGCTCCAAACCTGACTGGTGGGGTCCTGCACTGAGAAACACCCTGCTGTGCTCCGGTGGTGACGGCATCGTCGCTGGCTGCAAC GGAGACTCTGGCGGTCCTCTCAACTGTAAGAACGCACAGAATGTGTGGGAAGTGCATGGCATCGCCAGCTTCGTCTCAGGCCTTGGCTGCAACTACGAGAAGAAACCCACAGTCTTCACCCGCGTGTCTGGCTACAATGACTGGATCAACCAG GTTATGATTAATAACTGA
- the pxmp2 gene encoding peroxisomal membrane protein 2: protein MPTQSVLVRDPTFFTRLLQQYLHLLKKYPVITKSVTSAVLSALGNLLSQALEAKKKLKEGQSGKEVDVNGPVRFAVYGLVFTGPLSHYFYQLLELMFPASAPFSTLKRLLLERLIFAPAFLLLFFVVMNSLEGKTNADLQAKLKARYWPALKMNWKVWTPFQFININYVPVQFRVLFANLIALFWNAYLTSVRK from the exons atgccCACGCAGAGTGTGTTGGTCCGAGATCCGACTTTCTTCACCAGACTACTGCAGCAGTATTTACATTTGTTGAAGAAATATCCTGTTATTACCAAATCTGTTACAAG tGCTGTTCTATCCGCACTTGGAAACCTGCTTTCTCAAGCTCTAGAAGCCAAGAAAAAGCTGAAAGAAGGTCAGTCCGGGAAAGAGGTGGACGTTAATGGACCCGTCCGCTTTGCTGTATACGG GCTTGTCTTCACAGGTCCATTGAGCCATTACTTCTACCAGCTGTTAGAGCTGATGTTCCCAGCCTCGGCGCCCTTCTCCACGTTGAAACGCCTCCTCCTGGAGCGACTCATCTTCGCACCTGCTTTCCTTCTGCTCTTCTTTGTGGTGATGAACTCTTTGGAG GGGAAGACCAATGCAGACCTCCAGGCTAAGCTGAAAGCGAGATACTGGCCTGCTCTCAAGATGAACTGGAAAGTATGGACGCCATTTCAGTTCATCAACATCAACTATGTGCCTGTGCAG TTCCGGGTGCTGTTTGCCAACCTGATCGCCTTGTTCTGGAACGCCTACCTCACATCTGTCCGCAAATGA
- the usp30 gene encoding ubiquitin carboxyl-terminal hydrolase 30 isoform X1, with product MSWSAQEATDELLREFFRARSSGRNRIMKNWGVIGGITAAIAVGVYVLWGPNTDRKKRSKGMVPGLLNLGNTCFLNALLQGLATCPSLISWLQNFSTHSTSRLTNTETDVQKTDTETDAKMDTQRDTRVSQTLLQLLTALSSPEPRENEVLDAGCLLEALRLYRWHISSFEEQDAHELFHVLTSSLEEEREQHPRVAHLFDMETLEKSAEVNEDSVRCWSRGPLHPIPNMWRMQHPFHGRLTSYMACKCCERQSPVRYDSFDSLSLSIPAVQWGRPITLDQCLQHFISSETIKEVECENCTKKQAETRDSQALESQRRTFIKQLKLGKLPQCLCIHLQRLTWSPEGAPIKRHEHVQFSEYLSMDRYKHSSATRRLCKPTAVETRDATLANGVAPEHHNNNKPTSNGSISSVFLRPPQLDLGHVFSSSEYLFRLTAVLVHHGDTHSGHFVTYRRGPPTSNPQWLWVSDESVRQASLQEVFSSRAYLLFYERVRT from the exons ATGTCTTGGAGCGCCCAGGAGGCCACGGACGAGCTGCTCCGGGAGTTTTTCCGCGCACGGTCCTCTGGCAG GAATAGGATCATGAAGAACTGGGGTGTGATCGGAGGCATCACCGCTGCCATAGCGGTGGGTGTTTACGTCCTGTGGGGTCCCAACACAGACAGGAAGAAGAGGAGTAAAG gcatggTGCCCGGGCTGTTAAACCTGGGAAACACATGCTTCCTGAACGCTCTGCTGCAGGGTCTGGCAACGTGTCCTTCTCTCATCAGCTGGCTCCAGAACTTCAGCACCCACAGCACCTCCCGTCtcacaaacacagagacagacgTTCAGAAGACAGACACTGAGACAGACGCTAAGATGGACACGCAGAGGGACACGCGGGTTTCCCAAACCCTCTTGCAGCTGCTTACAG CTCTGTCCAGTCCCGAACCAAGAGAGAACGAAGTTCTGGATGCAGGATGTCTGTTAGAAGCTCTTCGTCTTTACAGATGGCACATCAGCTCTTTCGAGGAACAG GACGCTCACGAGCTTTTCCACGTCCTCACGTCGTCCTTGGAGGAGGAGCGTGAGCAGCACCCGAGAGTCGCGCACCTGTTTGACATGGAGACGCTGGAG AAATCGGCAGAGGTGAACGAGGACTCTGTTAGATGTTGGAGCCGAG GGCCTCTGCACCCCATTCCCAACATGTGGAGGATGCAACACCCGTTCCACGGACGCCTAACCAGCTATATGGCCTGCAAATGCTGCGAGCGCCAG AGTCCGGTGCGTTACGATTCATTCGACAGCCTCTCGCTCTCCATTCCTGCTGTTCAGTGG ggTCGACCGATTACTCTGGATCAGTGTCTGCAGCATTTCATCTCCTCAGAAACCATTAAAGAGGTGGAGTGTGAGAACTGCACCAAG AAACAGGCTGAGACTAGGGACAGTCAGGCCCTGGAGAGCCAGAGGAGGACATTCATAAAGCAACTAAAACTCGGAAAG CTCCCCCAGTGTTTGTGCATCCACCTGCAGAGACTCACCTGGTCTCCAGAGGGCGCTCCCATTAAGCGGCACGAGCACGTCCAGTTCTCCGAGTACCTCAGCATGGACCGGTATAAACACAGCAGCGCTACACGCAGACTATGCAAACCCACGGCTGTAGAAACGCGCGACGCAACCCTCGCCAACGGAGTCG CCCCAGAGCACCACAACAACAATAAGCCGACGTCGAACGGTAGCATCTCGTCAGTTTTTCTACGTCCCCCTCAGCTCGACCTAGGGCACGTCTTCAG CTCGTCGGAGTACCTGTTCCGGCTGACGGCGGTGCTCGTGCACCACGGCGACACGCACTCGGGGCACTTCGTCACGTACCGCAGAGGCCCGCCGACATCCAACCCGCAGTGGCTGTGGGTTTCGGACGAGTCCGTGCGCCAGGCCAGCCTGCAGGAGGTCTTCTCCTCCAGAGCATACCTGCTGTTCTACGAGCGAGTGCGCACTTGA
- the usp30 gene encoding ubiquitin carboxyl-terminal hydrolase 30 isoform X2: MKNWGVIGGITAAIAVGVYVLWGPNTDRKKRSKGMVPGLLNLGNTCFLNALLQGLATCPSLISWLQNFSTHSTSRLTNTETDVQKTDTETDAKMDTQRDTRVSQTLLQLLTALSSPEPRENEVLDAGCLLEALRLYRWHISSFEEQDAHELFHVLTSSLEEEREQHPRVAHLFDMETLEKSAEVNEDSVRCWSRGPLHPIPNMWRMQHPFHGRLTSYMACKCCERQSPVRYDSFDSLSLSIPAVQWGRPITLDQCLQHFISSETIKEVECENCTKKQAETRDSQALESQRRTFIKQLKLGKLPQCLCIHLQRLTWSPEGAPIKRHEHVQFSEYLSMDRYKHSSATRRLCKPTAVETRDATLANGVAPEHHNNNKPTSNGSISSVFLRPPQLDLGHVFSSSEYLFRLTAVLVHHGDTHSGHFVTYRRGPPTSNPQWLWVSDESVRQASLQEVFSSRAYLLFYERVRT, encoded by the exons ATGAAGAACTGGGGTGTGATCGGAGGCATCACCGCTGCCATAGCGGTGGGTGTTTACGTCCTGTGGGGTCCCAACACAGACAGGAAGAAGAGGAGTAAAG gcatggTGCCCGGGCTGTTAAACCTGGGAAACACATGCTTCCTGAACGCTCTGCTGCAGGGTCTGGCAACGTGTCCTTCTCTCATCAGCTGGCTCCAGAACTTCAGCACCCACAGCACCTCCCGTCtcacaaacacagagacagacgTTCAGAAGACAGACACTGAGACAGACGCTAAGATGGACACGCAGAGGGACACGCGGGTTTCCCAAACCCTCTTGCAGCTGCTTACAG CTCTGTCCAGTCCCGAACCAAGAGAGAACGAAGTTCTGGATGCAGGATGTCTGTTAGAAGCTCTTCGTCTTTACAGATGGCACATCAGCTCTTTCGAGGAACAG GACGCTCACGAGCTTTTCCACGTCCTCACGTCGTCCTTGGAGGAGGAGCGTGAGCAGCACCCGAGAGTCGCGCACCTGTTTGACATGGAGACGCTGGAG AAATCGGCAGAGGTGAACGAGGACTCTGTTAGATGTTGGAGCCGAG GGCCTCTGCACCCCATTCCCAACATGTGGAGGATGCAACACCCGTTCCACGGACGCCTAACCAGCTATATGGCCTGCAAATGCTGCGAGCGCCAG AGTCCGGTGCGTTACGATTCATTCGACAGCCTCTCGCTCTCCATTCCTGCTGTTCAGTGG ggTCGACCGATTACTCTGGATCAGTGTCTGCAGCATTTCATCTCCTCAGAAACCATTAAAGAGGTGGAGTGTGAGAACTGCACCAAG AAACAGGCTGAGACTAGGGACAGTCAGGCCCTGGAGAGCCAGAGGAGGACATTCATAAAGCAACTAAAACTCGGAAAG CTCCCCCAGTGTTTGTGCATCCACCTGCAGAGACTCACCTGGTCTCCAGAGGGCGCTCCCATTAAGCGGCACGAGCACGTCCAGTTCTCCGAGTACCTCAGCATGGACCGGTATAAACACAGCAGCGCTACACGCAGACTATGCAAACCCACGGCTGTAGAAACGCGCGACGCAACCCTCGCCAACGGAGTCG CCCCAGAGCACCACAACAACAATAAGCCGACGTCGAACGGTAGCATCTCGTCAGTTTTTCTACGTCCCCCTCAGCTCGACCTAGGGCACGTCTTCAG CTCGTCGGAGTACCTGTTCCGGCTGACGGCGGTGCTCGTGCACCACGGCGACACGCACTCGGGGCACTTCGTCACGTACCGCAGAGGCCCGCCGACATCCAACCCGCAGTGGCTGTGGGTTTCGGACGAGTCCGTGCGCCAGGCCAGCCTGCAGGAGGTCTTCTCCTCCAGAGCATACCTGCTGTTCTACGAGCGAGTGCGCACTTGA